From Halorussus lipolyticus:
CTCTGCAATCGCTAAAGAAATAATTTAGTTGCTAAAAACAATTGTTGGTAAATTCATGCCGAGCGATTCCCCAGACCGACGGGTACGTAAGTCCCGACTCACTACCCCCGTCCAATGAGCGAACTCGACGTGGAGGCGGTCGAACGAATCGAGGACAGCGACGTGCCGACTGGCGTGGACGCGCCCGAGTACGTCCTCTACGGGGGGAAAGGCGGCGTCGGCAAGACCACGATGGCGGCCGCGACGGGACTGGCAAGCGCCCGCGGCGGGACTTCGACGCTGGTGGTCTCGACCGACCCCGCCCACTCGCTGTCGGACACCTACGAGACCGACGTGCCGGCGAGTCCCGAGCGCATCCGCGACGACGTGCCCCTCTACGCCGCCGAAATCGACCCCGAGGAGGCGATGGACGAGGGCAACGCCGTCTTCGGTGGTGCCGTCGGCGGTGACGCCGATGGCACGGCCGCCGACTCGGGACCGGCGGGTGGCGGACCAACCGGCGACGAGGCCGGTCCGATGGGCGGCCTCGGCGGGATGCTCGGCGGCGAGAACCCGTTGGAGTCGATGCTCGGCGGGCCGATGCCGGGTTCGGACGAGGCCACCGCGATGCAGAAACTGTTGGAGTACATGGACGACGAGCGATTCGAGCGCGTCATCGTGGACACCGCGCCGACCGGCCACACCCTGCGACTCCTCGAACTCCCGGAACTCATGGACTCGATGGTCGGGCGCATCATGAAACTCAAGCAGAAGTTCCAAGGCATGATGGAGGGGATGAAGGGGATGTTCGGCGGTGAGGACGCCGACCCCGAGCAGGGGTTGGCCGACCTCGAAGAACTCAGCGACCGCATCGAGCGCCTGCGGGCCACTCTCCGGGACCCCTCCAAGACCGACTTCCGGGTCGTGATGGTCCCCGAGGAGATGAGTGTCTTCGAGTCCAAGCGCCTGCTGGGCCAACTCGCGGAGTTCGAGATTCCGGTCGGAACCGTCGTGGTCAACAAGGTGATGGAGGACCTCTCGGACGTTGCGGGCGAGGCCACCGACACCGACGCTTTCGTCTCGCCGAACCTCGACACCTGCGAGTTCTGCCAGCGACGCTGGGACGTGCAACAGGACGCCCTCGCCGAGGCCCAAGAGGTCTTCCGGGGCCACGACGTGAAGCGCGTTCCCCTGCTGGCCGACGAGGTGCGAGGAGAGCGGATGCTGGCGCTCGTGGCGTCCTGTCTGGAGTGACCGCCGGGCGGTTTCCGCACGCCGTCTCCTTTTAAAGATTTTTATATATAGAAGCTAGTATTTCGAAACGAGATGAAAATCGGACGCTCAGTGGCAGTATTATTTACATTTCTTGTGATTGTTTCCGCGCCGAGCGCGACCCTCGGGTTCGACGGTCCGACGACCGGACCGGCGACGGCCGCCGCGGCCAACGACACGCTGACCGCCTCGGTCGAGTACTCGCCGAGTTCGCCCGCACCCGACGAGACGGTCACGTTCGACGCCTCGGGTTCGACCGCGAGCGGCACCATCGACGACTACGAGTGGGACGTGGACGGCGACGGTTACGTCGAGGAGTACGGCTCTCAGACCACCTACTCCTACGACACCGCCGGGACCTACACCGTCACGCTCTGGGTGACCAACGGCGAAGGAGAGACCGACAAGGAGACAGTCTCGGTCTCCGTCGAGAACGACGCGCCGAAAGCGTCGTTCAGTTACTCGCCGACCGACCCCGCCCCCGACGACACCATCACCTTCGACGCCGGGGACTCCTCGGACAGCGACGGCCGAATCACCGACTACGAGTGGGACTTGGACGGCGACGGTTACGTCGAGGAGTACGGCTCTCAGACCACCTACTCCTACGACACCGCGGGAAGCTACACCGTCACGCTCTGGGTCACCGACAACGGCGACCGGACCGTCAAGAAGATACGCACCGTCGAGGTGGGCAACGACGCGCCCAACGCCACCTTCAGTTACTCGCCGACCGACCCCGCCCCCGACGACACTATCACCTTCGACGCCGGGGACTCCTCGGACGCAGACGGACGCATCACCGACTACGAGTGGGACGTAGACGGCGACGGCTACGTCGAGGAGTACGGCTCTCAGACCTCTCACTCGTTCGAGACTGCCGGAACGTACACCGTCACGCTCTGGGTCACCGACAACGGTGACGCGACGACCAAGAAGATACGCACCGTCGAAGTGGGCAACGACGCGCCCAACGCCACCTTCAGTTACTCGCCGACCGACCCCGCCCCCGACGACACCATCACCTTCGACGCCGGGGACTCCTCGGACGCAGACGGTCGTATCACCGACTACGAGTGGGACGTGGACAACGACGGCTACGTCGAGGAGTACGGCTCTCAGACCTCCCACTCGTTCGATACCGCGGGGACCTACACCGTCACGCTCTGGGTCACCGACAACGGCGACCGAACCGTCAAGAAAGTCCGGACCATCGAAGTCGAGAACACCGCTCCGAAGGTGTCGGTTAGCCACACGCCGTCGAACCCCTCGCCGGGCGATAGCGTCACCCTCGACGCGGGCGGGTCGTCGGACCCCGATGGCAAAATCGACGACTACGAGTGGGACGTGGACGACGACGGCTACGTCGAGGAGTACGGGTCTCGCATCACCCACACCTTCGAGGACGAGGGCCGACACACCGTCACGCTCTGGGTCACCGACAACGGCGACCGAACCGTCAAGAAGACCTACACCGTCGCTGTCGGCGACGTGGCGACCACGCAACCGGACCCGACGACTCGACCCGACCCGACCACTGCGGCGACCGACCCGGACGCCGAATCCCGAGAATCGACCGACTCAGCAGATGATTCGGACGAGTCGGGCGAATCGGACGATACGTCTGGGGATTCGTCGGTCGATTCCACCGACGGGAACTCGTTCGCCAACGGCGAGTTGTTCCAAGTCGCTCGACTCTACGCCCCCGAGAAGGTCATCGAACCGGGCAGTCCCGGCCGACTCGCCGGAGCGTTCACCGCGGACGTGACCAACGACAAGGCGACCAAGGTCCAAATCACGCTCCAAGTTCCCAGCGGCATCCAAATCAGCGGCGGGAGCGACATCGAGAGTAGCGGCGGCGGTCTGCCCACCACGACGTTCGTCATCCAACCCGGCGAGACCAAGGACATCTCGGCGCAGGTCACGGGGTCCGCGCCGGGCACCTACACCCTCCGGGCCGCGATTACCTACTTCCCGGTCGGCAACAAGAGCGCCGCCCGCGAGTACGACGACCTGACGCTGGACTTCGAGGTCCGCGGCGATTCGACCGCGAACGCCGCACTCGAGGACGACCAGCAATCGAGGACGAAGGCCGACGGCGAGTCGAGCAGTGGGACGCCCGGATTCACCCTCGGGAGCGCACTCGTCGCCCTCCTCGCGGCGGCGATGCTCGCGCGCCGGTCGCGGTAGGTTAGTCCCCGAGAGGATTTTTCGACGCCAGCGAGAAGACCAGTCCGTAGAGTTTGTCCTGCAGTTTCGCGGGGAGGAACCGGGCCAGCACCGAGACTTTGGCGATTTGCCCGACCGGGTAGCGCGCCGCGGGGTCAGTCAGGTTCGCGGCGTCGAGAATCGTCTCGGCCACGCGCCGGGGCGGGATTGCGCCCGGACCGCCGCCGCCGATGGCCTCGGTGTCCGCAAGCACGTCGTAGAGCGACTCGTAGGCTCCGGACCGCTCC
This genomic window contains:
- a CDS encoding PKD domain-containing protein; amino-acid sequence: MIVSAPSATLGFDGPTTGPATAAAANDTLTASVEYSPSSPAPDETVTFDASGSTASGTIDDYEWDVDGDGYVEEYGSQTTYSYDTAGTYTVTLWVTNGEGETDKETVSVSVENDAPKASFSYSPTDPAPDDTITFDAGDSSDSDGRITDYEWDLDGDGYVEEYGSQTTYSYDTAGSYTVTLWVTDNGDRTVKKIRTVEVGNDAPNATFSYSPTDPAPDDTITFDAGDSSDADGRITDYEWDVDGDGYVEEYGSQTSHSFETAGTYTVTLWVTDNGDATTKKIRTVEVGNDAPNATFSYSPTDPAPDDTITFDAGDSSDADGRITDYEWDVDNDGYVEEYGSQTSHSFDTAGTYTVTLWVTDNGDRTVKKVRTIEVENTAPKVSVSHTPSNPSPGDSVTLDAGGSSDPDGKIDDYEWDVDDDGYVEEYGSRITHTFEDEGRHTVTLWVTDNGDRTVKKTYTVAVGDVATTQPDPTTRPDPTTAATDPDAESRESTDSADDSDESGESDDTSGDSSVDSTDGNSFANGELFQVARLYAPEKVIEPGSPGRLAGAFTADVTNDKATKVQITLQVPSGIQISGGSDIESSGGGLPTTTFVIQPGETKDISAQVTGSAPGTYTLRAAITYFPVGNKSAAREYDDLTLDFEVRGDSTANAALEDDQQSRTKADGESSSGTPGFTLGSALVALLAAAMLARRSR
- a CDS encoding ArsA family ATPase, translating into MSELDVEAVERIEDSDVPTGVDAPEYVLYGGKGGVGKTTMAAATGLASARGGTSTLVVSTDPAHSLSDTYETDVPASPERIRDDVPLYAAEIDPEEAMDEGNAVFGGAVGGDADGTAADSGPAGGGPTGDEAGPMGGLGGMLGGENPLESMLGGPMPGSDEATAMQKLLEYMDDERFERVIVDTAPTGHTLRLLELPELMDSMVGRIMKLKQKFQGMMEGMKGMFGGEDADPEQGLADLEELSDRIERLRATLRDPSKTDFRVVMVPEEMSVFESKRLLGQLAEFEIPVGTVVVNKVMEDLSDVAGEATDTDAFVSPNLDTCEFCQRRWDVQQDALAEAQEVFRGHDVKRVPLLADEVRGERMLALVASCLE